In the Oryza glaberrima chromosome 6, OglaRS2, whole genome shotgun sequence genome, one interval contains:
- the LOC127776125 gene encoding uncharacterized protein LOC127776125 yields the protein MEFRRRRPPPRALPCPAHLLPHPQALSARFSLPPVAAVTLFCVGLHGAATTVASARKQPMDQWWEHLARTHSLKDQTLACDGKQARGCQMAIDLILPLSQPSTTSGRFVLLPGGLLFTAVCLLLNEAASKYCSKLKVVVVWCDEEARKLMIFCTIGTGHSFCIQIH from the exons ATGGAGTTtcgccgacgacggcctccCCCTCGCGCTCTTCCATGCCCTGCCCATCTCCTGCCGCATCCTCAAGCACTCTCCGCCCGTTTCTCCTTACCACCCGTTGCAGCAGTTACCCTGTTTTGTGTTGGGCTCCACGGAGCTGCGACGACGGTAGCCTCGGCCAGGAAGCAACCCATGGACCAATGGTGGGAGCATTTGGCAAGGACACACTCACTCAAGGACCAGACATTGGCCTGTGATGGGAAACAAGCTCGAGGATGCCAG ATGGCTATAGACTTGATCCTTCCACTCTCACAGCCGTCAACAACATCGGGGCGATTCGTTTTGCTGCCTGGTGGGCTATTGTTTACTGCTGTCTGCTTGCTGCTGAATGAAGCAGCTAGCAAATATTGttccaaactaaaagttgtagtGGTTTGGTGTGATGAGGAAGCCAGAAAATTAATG ATTTTCTGTACAATTGGCACTGGACATTCTTTCtgtatccagattcattga